The Quatrionicoccus australiensis nucleotide sequence GGCAGCGATTACCGCAACATCGGCGCCGCCGGCCATATCAATGTCGATTCCGGGCATGGGCCGTGGCCGCAGGGGCTGGAGTTCTTCGCCCAATTGCGCGCTGCCGCCTGACTTATGCTTTTGTACGATAAACATCTAACGAATCATTCTTTTTGAATATGAAAAGCCTGCCTACACTGGCAGGCATTCATTATTCGCGAGCTGCAAATTGCGCCTTTTTTACTGGTCGACCGCTACAGCACCTGGTGCCATCAGTCAGGCGGTCGACGTGGTATTTGGGCCCGTTTTTGCCGCCAAGGTCAGACATGGCTGAGTCAAAACCCATTACCAGGCTGATCCGCAGCGACCAGATCGAACCGGTTGCCAGCCGCTTCAAGGCGATCGCTCATCCGCTGCGCCTCGCCATCGTCTGCCTGCTCGGGCCGGGTGAGCGCACCGTGACCGAGATCTGCCAGGAGCTGGGCACCACCCAGCCCAATATTTCGCAGCACCTCAACCTGCTCCACAACCAGGATCTGCTCCGGTCGCGCAAGGAAGGCAATCGCGTGTACTACGCCATCGCCGACCAGCGCCTGAGCGAAATCATCGGCATGCTGCAGCAGATCTACTGCCCGGAAGACAACGCCTGATTTTTGGGCGGAGCAGGCAAAACCCTGCTGCGACAAGCGCTTGGCCAGGCTGCCAAGTGTCTTCCCCCAGACTTATCCACAGAAATTGGGGATGAATTCCCGTTTCCGTCCGCCCCAGGACAACCCCTGCGGTTTGCTATAAGCACATAAGAATCGCGTCGTTCCCCGGGCGGGAGCGGCGCAGGAAAATGCGGGCAAACATAACGGGAACAGCCCCATGACCAAACCAGCCAACACCGCCATCGACCGCCCCTACTGGGACGAAAAACTGGAAACCCAATCGCGCGCCGACTGGGATGCCCTCAAGCTCGACCTGCTGCAAAAGCACCTGCAGCACGCCTACGCCAACTCGCCGTATTACAAGGCCAGCTTCGACGCAGCCGGCGTGCATCCGGACGACGTCAAGTCGCTGACCGACATCCGGCGCTTCCCGTTCATCGAGAAGAAGGTACTGCGCGAACGCCAGGAAGCCCTGCCGCCCTTCGGCGATCTGGTCGCCGTGCCCGAACGCGATATCGTCTATATTTCGGCCTCCAGCGGCTCGACCGGCGTGCCGACCGCCTCGCCGTTCACGGCCCAGGACTTCGAAGACTGGATGGACTACGAAGCCCGCCAGTTCTGGTCATCCGGCCTGCGCCCGGACGACCGCTACTGCCATTCGCTGAATTTCTCCCTTTTTGTCGGTGGACCGTGCGTGCTTGGCGCCCAGAAGCTCGGCGCGCTGTCCATCCACGCCGGCACCGTGCCGTCGGAACGCCTGCTCGCGATTGCCAAACAGTTCCAGGCCACCGCCATCTGGACGACGCCCTCCTACGCCTGGTATCTCGGCGAGACGGCGATCAAGGAAGGCATCGATCCAAAGAAGGACCTGGCGATCAAGCGCATCTTCGTTGCCGGCGAACCCGGCGGTTCGATCCCGGAAACCCGCCAGCGCATCGAAGCGCTGTGGGGCGCCAAGGTCTATGACTATTACGGCCTGTCCGACATCTTCGGCTCCTGCGCCGGCATGTGCGAAGAGCAGCACGGCCTGCACTGGGCCGAGGACCACATTCTGGTCGAAGTGCTCGATCCGGAAACCCAGGAGCCGGTCGCCGAAGGCGAACGCGGCGAACTGGTGCTGACCACGCTGAAGAAATCGGCGCGACCGATGATCCGCTTCCGCACCGGCGACATCGTCTCCTTCACCAACGAAGCCTGCACCTGCGGCCGCACCTCGCAGCGCATGCTCGGCACGCACGGTCGCCTCGACGACATGCTGATCATCAAGGGCGTGAACATCTTCCCCAGCGACATCGAAGCCATCGCCCGCAAGGACCACGACCTGAGCGGCGAATACAAGCTGATCGTCGAACGCGACAACCATCTCGACATCCTGACCGTCGAAATCGAACGCGCAGCGGTAGACCCATCAAAAGACGCCGAATTGGCCAGCCGCTTCGCCGGCCACCTCAAGTCGATCACCGGCGTCAGCGCCCGCATCGTCATCCTGCCGCCCGACACCTTGCCGCGTGCCACGCACAAGGCAAAACGGGTCGAAGACAGACGCCAGCACGTCTGGAGCTGAGAAAGGAAAAGCCCGGCTTGGCCGGGCTTTTTGTTGAATGTCGGGCGGCTAGGTGCCCACAGAGGACGGTCGATCAGTCAGATGTTCGACGGCAGGTAACCAAGGACGAGCCGCCGTTCAGTTACCACGCTTCTCCAACCACGCCAGCAAAGTCTCGTACAGCTTGTCCGGATCGACCGGCTTGGCGATGTGATCGTTCATGCCGGCATCAAGACAGACCTGGCGATTTTCCTCAAAGGCATTGGCGGTTATCGCCAGAATTGGTGTTTGCGCGTAAGCGGGGAGCGCCCGGATCGCCAAGGTTGATTCGACGCCGTTCAAATGAGGCAACTGCATGTCCATCAAGATCAGGGCGCAGGTATTTTATTTCGTCAATTCAATGGCTTGTGGCCCATCCTCCGCCAGATCAACCAGAAGGCCGGCGTCTTCAAGCAGGACACGCGAAACCTCCTGATTTATCGGCTCGGCTTCGGCGACCAGGATGCGGGTGCCGGCGTATAGGCCAAGCCGGCGTTCAGCCGCAGTCTTTTCGTTAATAGTCAGCGCTGGCGGGATGCATCCATGGCCTTGCCGAGCCGCACTGTGAGCCAGAACGTGCTGCCCTGGCCAACTTCACTTTCTACACAGATCTCGCCCCCCATCAGTTGCACCAAGCGCTTGGTAATGGCGAGACCCAGGCCAGTGCCACCATACCTGCGGGTCATCGACCCGTCGGCCTGTTCAAAAGCGGAGAACAGACGTTTTTGATCTTCCGGGGCAATGCCGACACCGGTATCTGTGACCCGAAAGCGAATCGAAACAGCATCCGGAAACGCCTCAACCAATTCGACCGAAGTCGTGACACGGCCTTCGGCGGTAAATTTGACAGCATTGCCAAGCAGATTCAGAAGCACCTGCCCCAGCCGCAACGGATCCCCCCGTACTGGCAAGTCGGCAATGCCCATGCTGCGGTCTACATCGAAAAAAAGCCCCTTTTCAGTTGCCTTCGGAGCAATCAGGCGCTGTACGTTGTCCAGCACCTCACCCAGCCGGAAATCGACCATCGCCAGCGTCAGCCGTTCCGCCTCGATTTTTGAGATATCGAGGATGTCATTGATGATCGCCAGCAGTTGATGTGATGAGCGGTCGACCTTGCCGAGCATATCCTTGACCCGTTCGTCGGTGGTACGGCGCGCAGCCAACCCGGTCAAGCCGATGATGCCATTGAGCGGCGTGCGCAGTTCATGACTCATCGTGGCGAGGAAAGTCGACTTCGCCCGGCTGGCCGCTTCGGCCGCCTCCTTGGCGATCGAAAGATCCAGCGTTCGCACCTGGACCATCGCTTCGAGGTGGGCTCGATGATCGGCCAGTTCCGCCTCGATCTGCTTGCGCTCGGTCACATCGGTGATGAATCCATGCCAAAGCGTGCCACCATCGGCCTCCCGTTCCGGCAAGGCATCACCAAACAGCCAACGCACAGTAGCATCCTCGAAACGAACCCGATACTCGTGGCGCCAAGGCGTCAGTGTTTCAGCCGAGCGCTGGATGGAGGCAACGATAGCCGCGTAGTCATCGGGATGCAGGATGGCATGGACAGCTGATGCATCATCGAGCACGCTTTCCGGACTTACCCGGTAAATTTGCCGGATCGCCTCGCTGGCAAAGGGAAAGCAGAACGTGCCGTCAGGCCGCAAGCGGTATTGATAGACTACACCGGGAACCCGGCTGGCAATCTTCCGGAGGCGGTCGAGCAACTCGTCCTTGGCCAGCTCAAGCTGCTTGCGCAGGGTGATATCGGTCTTGACCGCAACATAATGCGTGATGTCACCCGCCGGATTCTTGACCGGCGCAATCTGTGCCTCTTCCCAATAGAACTCACCATTCTTGCGCTTGTTGAACAAGTCCCCCTTCCAGGGTTCGCCTGCGCTCAGGGCGTTCCAGACTTTCTCGTAGGTTGCCTTGTCCGTCTTGCCTGACTGCAGGATTCGGGGATTCTGACCCATAGCCTCCGCAGAACTGTAACCGGTCACTTCAGTGAAGCGCGGATTGACATACTGGATGCAGGCTTCAAGGTCGGTGATCACCACCGAGGCAGGGCTTTGCTCGACCGCCGTGGACAGATTGCGCAAGGTTTCGAGCTGGCTGGCCAGCTGATCCCGTTGCATTGCTACTTGCTGACGCAGGGTTTCCCGATCGATCAGATTCCTGATGCGCTGACGGGCGATGCCGATGTTAAGTGGCTTAGCCAGAAAATCAGCGGCACCCAATGCCAGACCTCGCGATTCGGATTCGGTATCCGACAGCGCGGTAATGAAAATAACCGGGATCAGCTTCAGTTGTTCATCCGCCTTCAGACGCCGGCATACTTCAAAGCCATCCATCTCCGGCATCATGACATCTAGCAGGATCAGATCGGGCCGAATCGTCGCAGCCAATTCCAGTCCATGCATCCCGGACGTGCTGATACGCAGATCGAATTCGCCGACTAGGGCCGAGCCCAGCGTCATCAGGTTGGCCGGGGTGTCGTCTATTGCCAGAATGACCGGCTTGGTTTCTCTCATCCCTTATTTTTCCCATCCGTTCGCGATGGCCATCTTGTGCAAGCCAGCCAAGGCCGAGTCAAACCTGAATGCATTGACCAGGCCGGAAAGCTCCTGAATTTCAGGTGCCACTGGATGTCCTTTCAACATGATCTGCAACTCGCGGAAACGTCCGATCGCCTCAAACTTATTCTCTCTCAGCAATCCATCGATTTCGCTGATCAGCGCATCGAGACCGGCAGCGTCGATCTGGCACGCCTCACCGGACGATGCAACAGAGATGCCGGCAATCCCTTCGTGATGCGGCAGCAAACGCTGCATCAGGACGCTGCGCAGCGACTTGAGTACGACCGGTTTTGTCAGGAAATCGTCCATGCCGGCATCCAGAGAATGCTGACGGTCATCTTCGAACGCATCGGCGGTCAAGGCAATTATCGGCAGGCGTAACCGTCCTTCTGCAGCTTCGCGCTGACGGATCATGCGGGTCGCGTCAAACCCGTCCATGATCGGCATCTGAATATCCATCAGCACCAGGTCTGGACGCGCCCCGGCAAAGACCAAATCGACAGCCTGCTGGCCGTTCTCGGCAAAACTGACGGACAAGCCGAGCTTTTCGAGCA carries:
- a CDS encoding ArsR/SmtB family transcription factor, with protein sequence MAESKPITRLIRSDQIEPVASRFKAIAHPLRLAIVCLLGPGERTVTEICQELGTTQPNISQHLNLLHNQDLLRSRKEGNRVYYAIADQRLSEIIGMLQQIYCPEDNA
- a CDS encoding ATP-binding protein; translation: MRETKPVILAIDDTPANLMTLGSALVGEFDLRISTSGMHGLELAATIRPDLILLDVMMPEMDGFEVCRRLKADEQLKLIPVIFITALSDTESESRGLALGAADFLAKPLNIGIARQRIRNLIDRETLRQQVAMQRDQLASQLETLRNLSTAVEQSPASVVITDLEACIQYVNPRFTEVTGYSSAEAMGQNPRILQSGKTDKATYEKVWNALSAGEPWKGDLFNKRKNGEFYWEEAQIAPVKNPAGDITHYVAVKTDITLRKQLELAKDELLDRLRKIASRVPGVVYQYRLRPDGTFCFPFASEAIRQIYRVSPESVLDDASAVHAILHPDDYAAIVASIQRSAETLTPWRHEYRVRFEDATVRWLFGDALPEREADGGTLWHGFITDVTERKQIEAELADHRAHLEAMVQVRTLDLSIAKEAAEAASRAKSTFLATMSHELRTPLNGIIGLTGLAARRTTDERVKDMLGKVDRSSHQLLAIINDILDISKIEAERLTLAMVDFRLGEVLDNVQRLIAPKATEKGLFFDVDRSMGIADLPVRGDPLRLGQVLLNLLGNAVKFTAEGRVTTSVELVEAFPDAVSIRFRVTDTGVGIAPEDQKRLFSAFEQADGSMTRRYGGTGLGLAITKRLVQLMGGEICVESEVGQGSTFWLTVRLGKAMDASRQR
- a CDS encoding response regulator; the protein is MNGVESTLAIRALPAYAQTPILAITANAFEENRQVCLDAGMNDHIAKPVDPDKLYETLLAWLEKRGN
- a CDS encoding phenylacetate--CoA ligase family protein → MTKPANTAIDRPYWDEKLETQSRADWDALKLDLLQKHLQHAYANSPYYKASFDAAGVHPDDVKSLTDIRRFPFIEKKVLRERQEALPPFGDLVAVPERDIVYISASSGSTGVPTASPFTAQDFEDWMDYEARQFWSSGLRPDDRYCHSLNFSLFVGGPCVLGAQKLGALSIHAGTVPSERLLAIAKQFQATAIWTTPSYAWYLGETAIKEGIDPKKDLAIKRIFVAGEPGGSIPETRQRIEALWGAKVYDYYGLSDIFGSCAGMCEEQHGLHWAEDHILVEVLDPETQEPVAEGERGELVLTTLKKSARPMIRFRTGDIVSFTNEACTCGRTSQRMLGTHGRLDDMLIIKGVNIFPSDIEAIARKDHDLSGEYKLIVERDNHLDILTVEIERAAVDPSKDAELASRFAGHLKSITGVSARIVILPPDTLPRATHKAKRVEDRRQHVWS